Proteins from a single region of Methanoculleus taiwanensis:
- a CDS encoding DUF998 domain-containing protein, which yields MTDRSPAALRCRMLAGALLFGVGVLALMGIITAESLYPGYSTSLNAISDLGATMPPGSIIVEPSATIFNITMMVSGLLTLAAAYCIHRAFGQLVVTVPLVLFGLGVLGVGIFPGNYGTVHALFALLAFSAGGVAAVAAYRVETPPLRYFSVALGAISLTDLALYFILGDASPFAILGIGGLERWIAYPILVWVTGFGGYLMGRSSPDTR from the coding sequence ATGACCGATCGATCACCCGCCGCTCTGCGCTGCCGGATGCTTGCAGGGGCACTGCTCTTTGGCGTCGGTGTACTGGCCCTGATGGGGATCATCACTGCTGAGTCTCTCTATCCCGGGTACAGCACGTCGCTGAATGCGATAAGCGATCTCGGTGCCACGATGCCGCCGGGGAGCATCATCGTCGAACCCTCCGCAACTATTTTCAACATAACGATGATGGTCTCCGGTCTCCTGACACTCGCCGCCGCGTACTGCATTCACCGCGCTTTTGGGCAACTCGTCGTCACCGTCCCGCTCGTCCTCTTTGGGCTCGGCGTCCTCGGTGTCGGCATCTTCCCCGGGAATTATGGTACGGTGCATGCCCTCTTCGCCCTCCTTGCCTTTTCAGCCGGCGGGGTTGCCGCCGTTGCCGCCTACCGGGTCGAGACCCCGCCGCTCCGGTACTTCTCGGTGGCGCTCGGGGCGATATCGCTTACTGATCTCGCCCTCTACTTCATCCTCGGTGATGCGAGCCCGTTTGCCATCCTCGGCATCGGAGGGCTTGAGCGGTGGATTGCTTATCCCATCCTCGTATGGGTCACCGGGTTTGGCGGCTACCTGATGGGCCGGTCATCACCGGATACCCGGTGA
- a CDS encoding CPBP family glutamic-type intramembrane protease, protein MSRDEHGARSFSPATMLGIALAVYLFWTLATYLLEGRVNLLISGDPVGRLTYAVIANLLIGTVLALYIMNLFWKSGGISREEFGFQPAKRTLVSLIGAFVLGLLIFVLQSPKSLDPVVVLNVFAQVFTTSTAEILVVYALVGVTGVCLTRSLGRIPSLIVGIALASVLFGAYHIAHSPPFNTLSLILLLTLIGVITGVFFFLVREIYSTIVFHNFLALFGVMQNADPANFQAPNALLLGMMVVTVAVLVVTERYLFRGRP, encoded by the coding sequence ATGTCACGGGACGAACATGGAGCGCGCTCTTTCTCACCGGCGACGATGCTCGGTATCGCACTGGCGGTCTACCTTTTCTGGACACTGGCCACCTATCTGCTGGAAGGGAGAGTGAACCTCCTGATCAGTGGTGACCCCGTCGGTCGCCTGACCTATGCAGTCATTGCGAATCTCCTGATCGGAACGGTACTCGCCCTGTACATCATGAACCTGTTCTGGAAATCGGGCGGTATCTCCCGGGAGGAGTTCGGGTTCCAGCCGGCAAAACGGACGCTCGTCTCGCTCATCGGAGCATTCGTTCTCGGCCTTCTCATCTTCGTCCTGCAGTCCCCGAAATCGCTCGATCCGGTGGTTGTGCTCAACGTCTTTGCGCAGGTCTTCACAACCTCCACGGCGGAGATCCTCGTTGTCTATGCGCTCGTCGGGGTGACGGGAGTCTGCCTGACGCGATCGCTCGGCAGGATCCCCTCTCTGATTGTGGGAATCGCGCTTGCATCGGTCCTCTTCGGGGCATACCACATCGCACACAGCCCGCCCTTCAACACGCTCTCCCTGATCCTGCTGCTCACTCTCATTGGGGTTATCACCGGTGTATTCTTCTTCCTCGTCCGGGAGATCTACTCAACAATTGTGTTTCATAACTTTCTGGCTCTCTTCGGCGTCATGCAGAACGCCGATCCGGCGAACTTTCAGGCGCCGAACGCGCTCCTGCTCGGGATGATGGTGGTCACCGTGGCGGTTCTCGTAGTTACGGAGAGATATCTCTTTCGAGGCCGGCCGTGA
- a CDS encoding pro-sigmaK processing inhibitor BofA family protein, which produces MSLLAGLLALILIIIIVALLFRILRSGIALVINAIIGVILIYLINIFNLMSIFGRPDIPINLITILISAIGGVLGVVLIVVLNLLGISLAY; this is translated from the coding sequence ATGAGTCTCCTTGCAGGGCTTCTCGCCCTTATCCTGATCATCATCATCGTTGCCCTGCTCTTCAGAATTCTGCGGAGCGGCATCGCTCTTGTGATCAACGCAATCATCGGGGTGATCCTGATTTACCTCATCAATATCTTCAATCTGATGAGCATCTTCGGTCGCCCTGATATCCCGATAAACCTGATAACCATCCTGATCAGTGCAATCGGCGGGGTGCTCGGGGTGGTTCTCATCGTCGTGCTGAATCTTCTCGGGATCTCCCTTGCATACTGA
- a CDS encoding DNA-directed DNA polymerase II large subunit, which produces MEFSPALGVYFNRLDSGLQSAMAVARAARSRGLDPAVEPEIPIASDLADRVEALLGYTGVAARLRELEQQMSREEAALKIGDDFVKRTFGETTTEEILDHAIRASMALLTEGVVAAPTEGIGKVALGKNDDGTEYLKIYYAGPIRSAGGTAQALSVLVGDYVRQALGINRYIPRPEEVERYIEEIRQYNNIMSLQYLPSEKELRMIITNCPVCIDGEPTEQQEVSGYRNLERVETNTVRGGMALVVAEGLALKAPKVLKNVRKMKMEGWDWLEELIGGATTSSSDDDKGAAVKPKDKYLRDLIGGRPVFSYPMRKGGFRLRFGRSRNTGFAAAGLHPATLHILGDFLAVGTQMKIERPGKAAGIVPVDSIQGPTVRLKSGEVLRIDDAAKARSLASQVEDIIDIGEILISYGEFLENNHPLMPPCYCEEWWLQEGGVRHPENEMEAIEFALDGAYLHPDYTYLWDDITPANIATLADRVAESGVIEDGALKLPNTPDAKAILEELLVFHRIEGDRIVIGEYLVLLTCLGLTLQLRKRETWTDAPTDDSLGLVMHLSGFRLRSRAGTRIGGRMGRPGKSKAREMKPPPHSLFPIGDAGGSRRSFQEAISYKHRSNTDGGQIEIEVGDRRCTACGTRTYKNLCDCGGHTVPVFRCPRCERETKELLCPACGAAAVCLQKVTVNVKAEYAAALARLGMRESAVSLLKGVKGLISRDRPVEPIEKGILRATNELYVFKDGTSRYDMIDLPLTHFRPDEVGVSIEKLASLGYTHDIYGAELTERSQVLELRHQDILVSEDCAAWLIRVAKFIDELLEKFYGLEPFYRITDRNDLPGHLVMGLAPHTSAGVLARVIGFSKAGVGYGHPFFHAAKRRNCFAGDTEIEVFDGRAWATVPIRQFVVENFDISNPGLDHQGTFYSDPARTFFTRSIDPQGTVRMKKITSVSVHRAPAHLIRFETKRGRLLTVTSDHTMLVWDTDYLRRISAQEVNIGDRIPVIEGTMPICDEITGREIVRALEDRVYCLTVADTHTLVANGIFTGQCDGDEDCVMLLLDGLINFSRSYLPETRGGTMDAPLVLTTRLDPAEVDKESHNVDVGDHYPLEFYLAALNYTHPKDLDKLIDRVERRLGTPAQIEGFLFTHPTSDISAGPLVSTYTILGTMLEKLEAELTLAKKIRAVDADDVAERVLNTHFIRDLMGNLNAFSKQKLRCTKCNSKYRRMPLAGKCTKCKGNVIATVHEGSVKKYLAVSREICETYAISEYTKQRVRVIDMSIESTFGTPAEQQLGLADFM; this is translated from the coding sequence ATGGAGTTCTCACCGGCGCTTGGGGTGTATTTCAACCGGCTCGACTCCGGACTGCAATCCGCGATGGCGGTTGCGCGAGCCGCACGCTCCCGCGGCCTCGATCCCGCCGTGGAGCCCGAAATTCCCATCGCAAGCGACCTTGCCGATCGCGTGGAGGCGCTTCTCGGTTACACGGGTGTCGCTGCACGTCTCCGGGAGCTTGAGCAGCAGATGTCGCGTGAAGAGGCCGCTCTCAAGATAGGCGACGATTTTGTAAAGCGAACCTTCGGTGAGACGACGACGGAGGAGATCCTCGACCACGCCATCAGGGCATCGATGGCGCTGCTGACGGAGGGGGTCGTGGCCGCCCCCACCGAGGGTATCGGGAAGGTTGCCCTCGGCAAGAACGACGACGGGACGGAGTATCTCAAGATCTACTATGCGGGACCCATCCGGAGTGCTGGCGGAACCGCTCAGGCGCTCTCCGTCCTCGTCGGGGACTACGTCCGGCAGGCACTCGGGATCAACCGCTATATCCCCCGCCCCGAAGAGGTCGAGCGGTACATCGAGGAGATCCGGCAGTACAACAATATCATGAGCCTGCAGTACCTCCCGAGCGAGAAGGAACTGCGGATGATCATCACTAACTGCCCCGTCTGCATCGACGGTGAGCCGACGGAACAGCAGGAGGTGAGCGGCTACCGGAACCTCGAACGGGTGGAGACGAATACGGTGCGGGGCGGGATGGCGCTCGTCGTCGCGGAGGGGCTCGCGCTCAAAGCCCCGAAGGTCTTAAAGAACGTCCGGAAGATGAAGATGGAGGGCTGGGACTGGCTCGAGGAGCTGATCGGCGGGGCGACAACGAGCAGCAGCGACGACGACAAAGGCGCTGCCGTTAAACCGAAGGATAAATACCTCCGCGACCTCATCGGCGGCCGGCCGGTCTTCTCCTACCCGATGAGGAAGGGCGGGTTTCGCCTCCGGTTCGGCCGTTCGCGGAATACCGGGTTTGCCGCCGCAGGCCTCCACCCTGCAACCCTTCATATCCTCGGTGATTTCCTTGCCGTCGGCACGCAGATGAAGATCGAACGGCCGGGAAAAGCCGCCGGGATTGTGCCGGTAGACTCCATCCAGGGCCCGACCGTCAGGCTGAAGAGCGGCGAGGTTCTGCGGATCGACGATGCGGCGAAAGCACGTTCTCTTGCGTCACAGGTGGAGGACATCATCGACATCGGTGAGATCCTCATCAGCTACGGAGAGTTCCTCGAGAACAATCACCCGCTGATGCCGCCCTGCTACTGTGAGGAGTGGTGGCTGCAGGAGGGCGGCGTCCGCCACCCCGAGAACGAGATGGAGGCGATCGAGTTTGCCCTCGACGGGGCGTACCTCCACCCGGACTACACCTACCTCTGGGACGATATCACCCCGGCCAACATCGCCACCCTTGCCGACCGGGTTGCCGAAAGCGGGGTGATCGAGGACGGGGCGCTGAAACTGCCGAATACCCCGGATGCAAAGGCTATCCTTGAAGAACTCCTCGTCTTTCACCGCATAGAGGGCGACCGGATAGTCATCGGCGAGTATCTGGTGCTGCTCACCTGCCTCGGCCTGACGCTCCAGCTCCGGAAACGGGAGACCTGGACAGACGCTCCCACCGACGATTCGCTCGGGCTCGTGATGCACCTCTCCGGGTTTCGGCTTCGATCCCGTGCCGGCACCAGGATCGGCGGAAGAATGGGCAGACCCGGCAAATCCAAGGCCCGCGAGATGAAGCCGCCACCCCACTCGCTCTTCCCCATCGGCGATGCCGGCGGCTCCCGCCGGTCGTTCCAGGAGGCGATCTCCTACAAGCACCGGTCGAATACCGATGGCGGACAGATCGAGATTGAGGTCGGTGACCGCCGCTGCACCGCCTGCGGCACACGGACGTACAAGAACCTCTGCGACTGCGGCGGGCACACCGTCCCGGTCTTCCGCTGTCCCCGGTGCGAGCGGGAGACGAAGGAACTCCTCTGCCCGGCCTGCGGTGCGGCCGCCGTCTGCCTCCAGAAGGTGACGGTGAACGTCAAGGCGGAGTACGCTGCCGCCCTCGCCCGGCTCGGTATGCGGGAGAGCGCGGTTTCGCTTCTGAAAGGCGTCAAGGGGCTTATCTCCCGCGACCGGCCGGTGGAGCCGATCGAGAAAGGGATTCTGCGGGCGACGAACGAGCTCTACGTCTTCAAAGACGGTACGTCCCGGTATGATATGATCGACCTCCCGCTCACCCACTTCCGGCCGGACGAGGTCGGCGTCTCCATCGAGAAACTCGCGAGCCTCGGGTATACCCACGACATATACGGTGCGGAACTCACCGAACGCTCTCAGGTTCTCGAGCTGCGCCACCAGGACATCCTCGTCTCGGAAGACTGCGCCGCGTGGCTTATCCGCGTGGCCAAGTTTATCGATGAACTCCTGGAGAAATTCTACGGCCTTGAACCGTTTTACCGGATCACCGACCGGAACGACCTTCCCGGGCACCTCGTCATGGGGCTTGCCCCCCACACGAGCGCAGGTGTCCTTGCCCGGGTGATCGGGTTTTCGAAGGCCGGTGTCGGCTACGGCCACCCCTTCTTCCATGCTGCAAAACGGCGAAACTGCTTTGCGGGCGATACGGAGATCGAAGTCTTCGACGGCAGGGCATGGGCAACGGTGCCCATCCGGCAGTTCGTCGTCGAGAACTTCGATATCAGCAACCCCGGTCTCGATCACCAGGGGACGTTCTACTCCGACCCGGCGAGGACCTTCTTTACGAGGAGCATCGATCCGCAGGGCACAGTCAGGATGAAGAAGATCACATCGGTCTCGGTGCACCGTGCGCCGGCACACCTGATACGCTTCGAGACAAAACGCGGGAGGCTCCTCACGGTAACATCCGACCATACCATGCTTGTCTGGGATACGGACTACCTCCGCAGGATCTCCGCTCAAGAGGTGAATATCGGCGACCGCATACCGGTGATCGAGGGAACTATGCCGATCTGCGACGAGATCACCGGCCGGGAGATCGTCAGGGCGCTCGAAGACCGGGTTTACTGCCTCACGGTCGCCGACACCCATACGCTCGTCGCGAACGGGATCTTCACCGGCCAATGCGACGGTGACGAGGACTGCGTCATGCTCCTCCTCGACGGCCTGATCAACTTCTCGCGCTCGTACCTCCCGGAGACCCGGGGCGGGACAATGGACGCCCCGCTCGTCCTCACCACCCGTCTCGATCCCGCCGAGGTCGATAAAGAGAGCCATAACGTCGATGTCGGCGACCACTATCCGCTTGAATTCTACCTCGCCGCACTGAACTACACCCACCCGAAAGACCTCGACAAACTCATCGACCGGGTTGAGCGGAGGCTCGGCACTCCCGCCCAGATCGAAGGGTTCCTTTTTACGCACCCGACAAGCGATATCTCGGCAGGGCCCCTCGTCTCCACCTATACCATCCTCGGCACAATGCTCGAGAAACTCGAGGCGGAACTGACGCTCGCCAAGAAGATCAGAGCGGTGGATGCGGACGACGTCGCCGAGCGGGTCTTAAATACCCACTTCATCCGAGACCTGATGGGAAACCTCAACGCGTTCTCGAAGCAGAAACTCCGATGCACGAAATGCAACTCGAAGTACCGGCGGATGCCGCTTGCAGGGAAGTGCACCAAGTGCAAGGGGAACGTCATCGCCACGGTCCATGAAGGCTCGGTGAAGAAGTACCTCGCCGTTTCCCGGGAGATCTGCGAGACCTACGCGATCTCCGAGTACACGAAACAGCGGGTGCGCGTCATCGATATGTCCATCGAGTCGACCTTCGGCACGCCGGCAGAACAGCAGCTCGGGCTTGCGGACTTTATGTGA
- a CDS encoding HEAT repeat domain-containing protein, translating to MYDEKILERAIGALKTGDLQTRRAATDALGSMGETATMPLIRAMQEGDNDVRWYAARALVRIGRPAAEPLIRAMHEETNKDFRRYAMAALAEMKDEAVEPLIRELVDGQEELRPYIAMALCTIGEPAVKPLTGVINHPDPKIQTCAALILWKMGEPGAKPLTDALKEER from the coding sequence ATGTATGATGAAAAGATACTGGAGCGTGCGATCGGCGCCCTGAAGACCGGAGATCTGCAGACCCGTCGGGCGGCGACGGATGCACTCGGTTCCATGGGAGAGACGGCGACGATGCCGCTCATACGGGCGATGCAGGAAGGGGACAACGACGTCCGGTGGTATGCCGCCCGGGCACTCGTCAGGATTGGCCGGCCGGCGGCCGAACCGCTCATACGGGCGATGCATGAGGAGACGAATAAAGACTTCCGCCGGTATGCAATGGCAGCCCTCGCAGAGATGAAAGATGAGGCGGTCGAACCCCTCATCCGGGAACTCGTGGACGGACAGGAGGAACTCCGGCCCTATATTGCCATGGCGCTCTGCACCATCGGCGAACCGGCGGTCAAGCCGCTCACCGGTGTGATAAACCACCCCGACCCGAAGATCCAGACATGTGCCGCACTGATCCTCTGGAAGATGGGGGAGCCCGGGGCAAAACCGCTGACCGATGCACTGAAAGAAGAGCGGTAG
- a CDS encoding HEAT repeat domain-containing protein: protein MNTGEFGWRSSAWQKLVVIILVTALFIALELVVHYGFGIDIIYTHFFYPLLILAAFWYQRRAVYLGVFLAGAHITVEYLQNAAIEPGVLVRAMMFIAVAYILGYLFELLERRYADYHSYLTGYTDRGADSGRHLETGEEGAGAAVHPRDLQRLIGNLQSKNPDVRYKAAEALGALKNPRAVEPLAALLADEESGVRWKAAEALGQMGRAAVEPLTESLSDPNVDVRWMAAVALGDIGDPRAIDPLLKALEDEDTYVRSRAAMALGRIGEPARDALIAALRSEKENVRWGAALALGSIGGESTIEALIRTLDDASPHVRHRVIGALDEIGSPAIPYLIRGFNACTPTSCQSIAEAFGGIGRPAVEPLTRALRDGRWEVRAGAAASLGEIGDPTGVDALIESLDDERPEVAAAARNALKQMKKL, encoded by the coding sequence ATGAATACCGGGGAGTTCGGGTGGCGGTCATCCGCATGGCAGAAACTCGTCGTCATTATCCTAGTAACCGCACTCTTCATCGCCCTCGAACTGGTGGTGCACTATGGGTTCGGGATCGATATCATCTACACCCACTTCTTCTACCCCCTGCTGATCCTCGCTGCGTTCTGGTATCAGCGAAGAGCCGTATACCTCGGCGTATTCCTCGCCGGGGCGCATATCACCGTCGAGTACCTCCAGAACGCGGCGATCGAACCGGGGGTGCTGGTGCGTGCCATGATGTTCATCGCCGTCGCCTACATCCTCGGCTACCTCTTCGAACTCCTGGAGCGGAGGTACGCCGATTACCACTCCTACCTCACCGGGTATACCGACCGGGGTGCCGACTCGGGCCGTCACCTCGAGACCGGTGAAGAGGGAGCCGGTGCAGCGGTACATCCCCGCGATCTGCAACGCCTGATCGGCAACCTGCAGAGCAAAAACCCCGACGTCAGGTACAAGGCCGCAGAGGCTCTCGGAGCACTCAAAAACCCCCGCGCAGTGGAGCCGCTCGCCGCCCTTCTTGCCGACGAGGAGAGCGGGGTGCGGTGGAAGGCTGCAGAGGCGCTCGGACAGATGGGGCGGGCAGCGGTAGAGCCGCTCACGGAAAGCCTCTCCGATCCGAACGTTGATGTCCGGTGGATGGCTGCAGTGGCGCTCGGGGATATCGGCGATCCCAGGGCCATCGATCCTCTCCTTAAAGCGCTCGAGGACGAGGATACCTACGTCCGGAGCCGGGCGGCGATGGCACTTGGAAGGATCGGTGAGCCCGCCCGGGACGCCCTGATCGCCGCCCTCCGGTCGGAGAAGGAGAACGTGCGCTGGGGTGCGGCGCTGGCACTCGGCAGCATCGGGGGAGAGAGCACCATCGAAGCGCTCATCAGGACACTCGACGATGCGAGCCCGCATGTCCGCCACCGGGTAATCGGTGCGCTCGACGAGATCGGGAGCCCGGCAATACCCTACCTTATACGGGGATTTAACGCCTGCACACCAACCAGTTGTCAGAGCATTGCCGAAGCGTTCGGGGGTATCGGCCGGCCGGCCGTCGAACCGCTCACCCGTGCACTCCGCGACGGCCGGTGGGAGGTGCGTGCCGGTGCTGCCGCATCGCTCGGCGAGATAGGCGATCCGACCGGGGTGGACGCTCTCATCGAATCTCTCGACGACGAGCGCCCCGAAGTTGCGGCGGCGGCACGGAATGCCCTGAAGCAGATGAAGAAACTATAA
- a CDS encoding type 1 glutamine amidotransferase domain-containing protein yields the protein MSTIAVLITDMFEDVEYTKPARAFREAGHDLVHIGLKAGETVQGKRNNESVTIDRAVPEVSVDDFDALFIPGGYSPDKLRAHAEPVTFAKRFMESGKPIFAICHAPQLFITAQVLGGRRVTGWRSIVQDIKNAGAEFVDEEVVVDRNLISSRNPDDIPAFIDAALRKLQETGGRVTAAEAR from the coding sequence ATGAGCACGATTGCAGTTCTTATTACCGATATGTTCGAGGATGTCGAGTATACAAAACCTGCCCGGGCTTTCAGAGAGGCAGGCCACGATCTTGTTCATATCGGTCTGAAAGCCGGAGAGACGGTGCAGGGGAAACGCAACAACGAGTCCGTGACGATCGACCGGGCAGTCCCGGAGGTCTCGGTGGACGATTTCGATGCTCTCTTCATTCCGGGCGGCTACTCGCCGGATAAGCTCCGCGCTCACGCTGAGCCGGTAACGTTCGCAAAGCGGTTCATGGAGAGTGGCAAACCCATCTTTGCGATCTGCCATGCACCGCAACTCTTCATCACAGCGCAGGTGCTCGGAGGGCGCCGCGTCACCGGGTGGCGATCGATCGTCCAGGATATCAAAAATGCAGGGGCGGAGTTCGTCGACGAAGAGGTCGTTGTCGACCGAAACCTTATCTCCAGCAGGAACCCTGACGACATTCCGGCATTCATCGACGCCGCACTCAGGAAACTGCAGGAGACCGGGGGCAGAGTGACAGCGGCAGAGGCACGGTGA
- a CDS encoding ArsB/NhaD family transporter: MNGPELIAIAVFLFTYALIIDERIHRAVAAMLGASIIVLLQIVPWDMIPVYIDLGTIFLLIGMMIIVNTARNSGLFEYIAIITAKRAGGSPLRVLLLFSVVTAVVSAFLDNVTTVLLLTPMLLYIADAMKVSPIPFIIAEIFSSNIGGAATLIGDPPNIMIGSAAGLSFNEFLVHMGPIMVIDLFVVLGVLILIYGRTLRVDPEQQQAIASTLESLDERAAIRDTVLFKKSIVTILLVVGMFFIHGALGLEPALVALIGASFILFWSRESPEAIFEKIEWPALFFFGGLFVVVGALVETGIIAALANMVVNTVHSEGEAILIIAWFAAIASAIVDNIPLTATLIPLIQDLGGSMDTYPLWWALSLGACLGGNGSAIGASANVVVLGIASREGILITFVEFLKIGMVILAITVGIGTGILWLQYVVW, from the coding sequence ATGAACGGGCCTGAACTGATAGCGATCGCCGTATTCCTCTTCACCTATGCCCTCATCATCGATGAGCGGATTCACCGGGCGGTTGCCGCGATGCTCGGCGCTTCGATCATCGTCCTTCTCCAGATCGTCCCCTGGGATATGATCCCGGTGTATATCGACCTCGGCACCATCTTCCTCCTGATCGGGATGATGATTATCGTCAACACTGCGAGGAACAGCGGCTTATTCGAGTATATTGCGATCATCACGGCAAAACGAGCCGGGGGAAGCCCGCTTCGTGTCCTTCTCCTCTTCTCGGTCGTGACCGCAGTCGTCAGCGCGTTTCTCGATAACGTCACGACCGTGCTCCTCCTCACCCCGATGCTCCTCTACATCGCCGACGCGATGAAGGTCAGTCCAATCCCGTTTATCATCGCCGAGATCTTCTCCTCGAACATCGGGGGAGCGGCGACGCTCATCGGCGATCCGCCGAATATCATGATCGGTTCCGCCGCGGGTCTCTCCTTCAACGAGTTCCTGGTACATATGGGGCCGATCATGGTGATCGATCTCTTTGTCGTTCTCGGGGTGCTCATCCTCATCTACGGCAGAACGCTCCGGGTCGACCCGGAGCAGCAGCAGGCCATCGCCAGTACGCTCGAATCTCTTGACGAGCGGGCGGCGATACGGGATACCGTGCTCTTCAAAAAGTCCATAGTGACGATACTGCTCGTCGTCGGAATGTTCTTCATCCACGGAGCACTCGGTCTCGAACCGGCGCTTGTCGCGCTTATCGGGGCATCGTTCATTCTCTTCTGGAGCCGTGAGTCTCCCGAGGCGATCTTCGAGAAGATCGAATGGCCGGCGCTCTTCTTCTTCGGCGGACTCTTCGTCGTCGTCGGAGCGCTGGTCGAGACCGGCATAATCGCAGCCCTTGCGAACATGGTGGTGAATACGGTTCATTCCGAAGGCGAGGCCATCCTCATCATCGCCTGGTTTGCAGCCATCGCATCCGCCATCGTCGACAACATCCCGCTCACCGCAACCCTGATCCCGCTCATCCAGGATCTCGGCGGCTCGATGGACACGTACCCCCTCTGGTGGGCGCTCTCCCTTGGTGCATGCCTCGGTGGGAACGGCTCGGCCATCGGGGCGTCGGCAAACGTGGTGGTGCTCGGAATCGCCTCGCGTGAGGGGATCCTCATAACGTTCGTGGAGTTTCTCAAAATTGGGATGGTAATCCTCGCGATCACGGTAGGAATCGGCACCGGAATCCTCTGGCTCCAGTACGTGGTCTGGTGA
- a CDS encoding HEAT repeat domain-containing protein, with product MASLDDIDTMRDNRDVDGLIQALGDEDEFVRTQAVLSLGAIADPKAKDPVARLRTEDSSASVREAAETAYKWLVGRLEEVKTTKGTLKSPPPR from the coding sequence ATGGCGAGTCTTGATGATATCGACACCATGCGTGACAACCGGGACGTGGACGGACTAATCCAGGCACTCGGCGATGAGGACGAGTTTGTCAGGACGCAGGCCGTACTGTCGCTCGGGGCGATCGCCGACCCGAAAGCAAAAGATCCGGTCGCCCGGCTCCGGACGGAGGACTCGAGCGCATCCGTCCGTGAAGCAGCCGAAACCGCCTACAAATGGCTGGTAGGCAGGCTCGAGGAGGTCAAGACAACAAAAGGAACCCTCAAGAGCCCGCCGCCCCGGTAA
- a CDS encoding flavodoxin family protein produces the protein MTRLQVLGVSGSPVKDGNTDVLVKAILETAGVESEFVKLSDLRVGPCNACMRCTFMNLCVVEDDFVQLAEKVMEADALVLGSPVYYGTVSAYTKAFMERLFSKRHVHLRLKGKLAATVAVGEVGEVETAAWMATALDRQGFDLVGSISAKGTPCCFACGAGETCAYANWNATAPEVTGEDYGYAEAYRGYLEILPDNVPLVHGSAKILRCRSVKDEPAVIVETERIGRLLGDRLGGDTG, from the coding sequence ATGACTCGGCTGCAGGTGCTCGGAGTGAGCGGAAGCCCGGTGAAAGACGGCAATACTGACGTCCTCGTGAAGGCAATCCTCGAGACGGCGGGTGTGGAGAGTGAGTTCGTTAAACTCTCCGATCTCCGGGTGGGACCCTGCAACGCCTGTATGCGGTGCACATTCATGAATCTCTGCGTCGTCGAGGACGATTTCGTGCAGCTTGCCGAGAAGGTAATGGAGGCCGACGCCCTGGTTCTCGGCTCTCCGGTCTACTACGGCACGGTGAGCGCTTATACGAAGGCGTTCATGGAGCGTCTCTTCTCAAAAAGGCATGTGCATCTGAGGCTGAAGGGAAAACTGGCCGCGACGGTCGCGGTCGGTGAGGTGGGTGAAGTTGAGACCGCTGCCTGGATGGCGACAGCACTCGATCGGCAGGGGTTCGACCTTGTCGGGAGCATCTCCGCAAAGGGGACGCCCTGCTGCTTCGCCTGCGGGGCAGGCGAGACCTGTGCCTACGCGAACTGGAACGCCACCGCGCCGGAGGTTACCGGAGAGGATTACGGTTATGCCGAGGCTTACCGTGGATACCTTGAGATCCTGCCCGATAACGTGCCGCTGGTGCACGGGTCGGCAAAGATCCTCCGGTGCCGGTCGGTGAAGGACGAACCGGCGGTAATTGTGGAGACGGAGAGGATCGGCCGATTGCTGGGTGACCGTCTCGGCGGGGATACCGGATGA